A single genomic interval of Rhododendron vialii isolate Sample 1 chromosome 3a, ASM3025357v1 harbors:
- the LOC131318684 gene encoding thioredoxin-like 3-2, chloroplastic isoform X1, with amino-acid sequence MPYSTRISPTFNLLHQTKPQCFSFDISGFYQHFSNPSSFAINRGLCSSSIRVVGGRIKALTSHSEEGPVQDLDSSPVSVDLEPIACESQFDRVVSEAQRLDEPVVILWMAKWCRKCVYLKPKLEKLAAGYYPRIRFYSVDVNNVSHKLVVRAGVTKMPTIQLWKDSKKQAEVIGGHKAHLVANEIRDMIENEFSV; translated from the exons ATGCCCTATTCTACGCGAATCTCTCCGACCTTCAATCTTCTccatcaaaccaaaccacagTGTTTTTCATTTGACATTTCTGGGTTCTATCAACACTTCTCAAATCCATCTTCTTTTGCGATTAATCGTGGTTTGTGTTCGAGTAGCATACGTGTGGTTGGTGGGCGTATTAAAGCATTGACTAGTCACAGCGAAGAAGGTCCCGTTCAGGATCTCGACTCTTCGCCGGTTTCGGTTGATTTAGAGCCGATTGCGTGCGAGAGCCAGTTCGATCGGGTCGTCTCCGAGGCACAACGGCTCGATGAACCGGTTGTGATTCTGTG GATGGCAAAATGGTGCAGGAAATGTGTATATTTGAAACCAAAATTGGAAAAACTTGCTGCAGGTTACTATCCGAG GATACGATTCTACTCTGTAGATGTGAATAATGTTTCACACAAGCTTGTGGTTCGTGCAGGAGTAACT AAAATGCCAACAATACAG TTGTGGAAGGATAGCAAGAAGCAGGCAGAGGTAATTGGAGGCCACAAAGCACATTTGGTTGCTAATGAGATCCGTGACATGATCGAAAATGAGTTTTCCGTGTAA
- the LOC131318684 gene encoding thioredoxin-like 3-2, chloroplastic isoform X2, which yields MPYSTRISPTFNLLHQTKPQCFSFDISGFYQHFSNPSSFAINRGLCSSSIRVVGGRIKALTSHSEEGPVQDLDSSPVSVDLEPIACESQFDRVVSEAQRLDEPVVILWMAKWCRKCVYLKPKLEKLAAGYYPRIRFYSVDVNNVSHKLVVRAGVTLWKDSKKQAEVIGGHKAHLVANEIRDMIENEFSV from the exons ATGCCCTATTCTACGCGAATCTCTCCGACCTTCAATCTTCTccatcaaaccaaaccacagTGTTTTTCATTTGACATTTCTGGGTTCTATCAACACTTCTCAAATCCATCTTCTTTTGCGATTAATCGTGGTTTGTGTTCGAGTAGCATACGTGTGGTTGGTGGGCGTATTAAAGCATTGACTAGTCACAGCGAAGAAGGTCCCGTTCAGGATCTCGACTCTTCGCCGGTTTCGGTTGATTTAGAGCCGATTGCGTGCGAGAGCCAGTTCGATCGGGTCGTCTCCGAGGCACAACGGCTCGATGAACCGGTTGTGATTCTGTG GATGGCAAAATGGTGCAGGAAATGTGTATATTTGAAACCAAAATTGGAAAAACTTGCTGCAGGTTACTATCCGAG GATACGATTCTACTCTGTAGATGTGAATAATGTTTCACACAAGCTTGTGGTTCGTGCAGGAGTAACT TTGTGGAAGGATAGCAAGAAGCAGGCAGAGGTAATTGGAGGCCACAAAGCACATTTGGTTGCTAATGAGATCCGTGACATGATCGAAAATGAGTTTTCCGTGTAA